Genomic segment of Rhodocaloribacter litoris:
TCCGACCGGATAGACAATCCGGCTATCATATTTCGCATAGTTTGACAGCGCATCCCGGAGTGCAGTTCGAGGAACGTAGACGTGCCGCCGGGCCGTGGTCATCACCCCGTCTATCTCCACCCAGAACCATGCATCGGTGGAATCGAGATAGCCATGGGTCTGGCGTAACAGGTCCAGGTTTTCGGGTGGCGAGACGGCCGCGTAATAGGCACGTTCCAGCAGGTGCTCCAGGGTTTCCTCCCCTATGCTGCCCGCCTCCGCAGCCTGTTTCAGGAGGCCGAGGGCATCCGGGAATGCGGCGAGCGAATCCAGGTTGAGGAAGTACCTTCCCCCCTGTTCCACCAGCAGGCCCGCCCGGAAGGGGTCCTCCCCGCGTGGCCTGGTGAAAGGGCCGAAGTAGTAGCGAAGGAAGGTCTGGGGATCGGATTTGTCAATTTCGAGGGAGAGCAGGTTGTCTGGGGGAGGGTTGTTTTTCTGGGGAGTTTTGCATTGCAATAACGGCAATAGCGCCAGGCACCCGGCCACCCCCAGCCTGACCCGCCAACGCCCTGAACGCCTCATGGCACCACCTGCGCCGGGTCGAACGGAATGTGCGCCAGCGTCCGAAACGCCTCCAGTCGCCGGGCAATCGCCTCACCGCTCAACCCCAGCAACCCTGCCGGCCCGAACCGCTCCACCGTGAAGGACGCCATCGCACTGCCAAAGACGACCGCACGCCGCAACGTGTCCTCATCGACCCGCCCGCAGCGTGCCACATAGCCCGCAAAACCGCCCATGAACGCATCCCCGGCCCCCGTCGGATCCTGTATGTCCTCCAGCGGATAAGCCGGTGCACTGAAGACCACCTCGTCGTAGAACAGCAACGCCCCGTGCTCCCCTTTCTTGATGACCAGGATACGCGGCCCCATGTCCCGGATGACCCGCGCCGCCTTCACCAGGTTCGGCTCCCCCGCCAGCTCCCGCGCCTCCGCGTCATTCACGATCAGCACATCGATCCGCCGGAGCAATGCCCGCAGTGCCTCCGGCGTGTGCTCGATCCAGAAGTTCATCGTGTCACAGAGCACCAGCGCCGGCGACCGTACCTGCTCCAGCACCTGCGCCTGGATACCCGGATCGAGGTTCCCCAGACAAACGACCCCGCCTTCCCGAAATGCGACGGGAACCACCGGCTCGAAGCGCTCCAGCACATTCAGGTGGGTAAAGCACGTCTCCCGGTCGTTGAGGTCGTAGTGATAACGACCGCCCCAGGCAAACGTCTTGCCCGCCGGCTCGACCGTGACACCCTCCAGGTCCAGGTCACAGGCACGAAGCGTCTCCAGGTACGCCGCCGGGAAATCCCCTCCGACCACCGCCACGACCCCCACGGGCCGGCTGACGTACCGCGCCGCCATGGCAATATACGTGGCACTCCCCCCCAGCGCCCGATCCACGGCCCCGAAAGGCGTCTCGATCGAGTCCAGGGCGACCGTACCCACAACGAGAACGTGCACGAAGCAAAAGGCGCTTGATCGACAAAAAACCCGGCGAAGATACGAACGGTCCTTCCCCGTCCCGGTATTCCACCCGTGAGACTTCGGTGAAATACCCGGCCTGATCGATCCGTCGTTACCGGACCGCCTGCCGGAACCAGTCGGCTATACGCTTCACGAAGACGACCAGCACGGCCGTTCGTATGGTATTCAGGACGGATTCGAAGAACCCGTACGTGCGATGGGCCCCGCTTCGCAACGCCTCCATCAACTCCGACACCTGTTCCTCCACGGCGTGCTCGGCCCGGTGGAACACCTCGCTGCCCGTATCGCCGGCACGGTCCGCCAGGCGCTGGCCGGCCTCGGCAGCCTGAGCCGCCAGATGGACCCCCGCGGTACGCACCCGCCGGCCCGCCTGCCGTGCCAGCCGCTCCGCCTTGCGCCGCGCCCGCACCGGGAACGGAACCGGACGGGGCGTCAACAGGCGCCCCACCAGACCGCCGACGAGCACGCCGGCTCCCAGGGCCAGCCCCATCGCAAGCCCCGGATGCTCCCGGACCCAGGCACGGGTCCGCTCCGTCGTCTCCGCTACGTCGAACTGTGCCAGGCCGTCACGCAACTGCCGGATCGAATGGCCGATCTCCTCGCGGATCTGGTTCACCCGCGCGGAGAAATCGGCCTGCGCCTCGACCTCCGCAGCCGCGCCGGCCGCCTCCTCCGTCTCCCCCGTCTCCCGGGGCGGCATCGTCTTCTGATCCGTTTCCTGGTTAGCCATAGGATTGATTCCTCAAAAATGGTAAAAAAATTGCCTGTTGTCCGGTCGATGCACGCCACGGCCTCCGGCCCGGCGTACATCCTCACCCAAAATCTAAGCGATCAACCGCCAGAACGTTCCTCAAAATGGAGTAACTTGAGCGCGATCCGTGATCGCCGACGAAACCTCCCATGCTGAAGACGATTCATAGAGGCGGGCCGGCGGTCGTACCGGCCCGGCCTTCCCGTTTCCACCCCGACGATCCTGCGCGTATGCCGACCGCACACAGCCCGCTCCGGCTTTTCCTGTCGCTTCTCTTGCTCCTGCTTTCCGCCACGGCGGTGCGGGCCCAGCGCGAGCCGGCCCGTCCCGAGACGGCCTTCAACGAAGCGTTCAGGCTCTACAACGAGCAGCTCTACGAGCAGGCCGCGCGGGCGTTCGCCGGCTTCCGGCACGACTACCCCGAACACGTCAGCACGCCGGAGGCACTTTACTACCAGGCGGAGGCCACCCTGGCCGCCGGGCGCGAAGACGAGGCCGTCGAACTCTTCGCCGCCTTCCAGCGGTCCTACCCGGCCCACCCGCTGGCCTACCAGGCCAGCCTGGCGCTCGGGAAATACTTCTTCTCGTCGGGGGACTACGAGCGGGCCCTGCGCACGCTGGGCGAGGTCGTGGCCGAGAACCCGTCCGGAGAGCAGGGCGCCCAGGCCCTCTACTGGATGGGCGAATCCGCCCTGCGGCTGGACCGGCACGACGAAGCCATCCGCCACTTCCAGCGGGCCGCCGACGACTATCCGAACACCGCCACGGCTCCCGTGGCCCTGTATGCCATCGCCGTGGCCGAGGTGCGCCGCGCACGCTACGACGCCGCCGCACGGGCGTTCGAGGTGCTGGCTGCCCGCTACCCCCAGTCGCCCTATGCCCTCAACATCGGGCTGGCGCTGGCCGAAGTGTATTACGAACTGGGCGACTACGACCGGGCCGTCCGCGAGATTCACCGGCGCCTGCCCAACCTCTCCGGCGAGGCCGAAGAGCGTGCGATCTTCCTCCTTGCCGAATCCTACAACCAGCTTCGCGACAGCGAGAACGCCATCGTCTACTACCGGCGCTTCTCGGAGGGTAACCCCGAAAGCCCCTATTACCGGCAGGCCCTTTACGGGCTCGCCTGGAACTACCATTTCGAGAGCGCCTACCAGTGGGCCGCCGACACCTTCGACCGCGTTCGGGAAGGACACGATGACGCCCTCGCCGAGAAGGCCACCTACTATGCCGCCGTCAACCGCTACCTCTCCGCCCAGCCGCGCCAGGCCCTCGCCCTCTTCCGGGAAGTCGCCGACCGGTGGCCGCAGGGCGCCCTGGCCGACCGCGCCCTCTACGAGCTCGGCCTGATCTACTACGAGATGCGGGAGTGGGAAGCCGCCAACCGCACCTTCAGCGAGTTGCTGCGGGCCTATCCGGACTCCGAGGTGCTCGGCGAAGCCCACTACCAGCTCGGCAACACCGCCATCGCCCTGGGCCGCTTCGACGAGGCCCTCCGGAACTTCGACCGGGCCGTGGCCCTCGAAGCCGCCCCGCCCGCCCTCAAGGACGAGGTCGTCTTCCAGAAAGCCTGGCTGCTCTACCGCAGCGGTCGCTACGACGACGCCGCTCCGGCCTTCCTGACCCTGCACGAAACCAACCCCCGGGGCCCCAAAGCCGGCGAGGCCCTCTTCTGGGCCGCCGAAAGTTTCTACCAGACCGGCCAGCTCGACCGCGCCGTGCGGCTCTTCCGCCAGTACCTGCAGCAGTATCCCACCGGCAAACAGGTCGACGCCGCCCACTATGCGCTCGGCTGGGCCTACTTCAAACAAAGCCGGTACGAGGAGGCCATCCAGGCTTTCGAGCGCTTCCTGAACACCTACCGCGAGGAGTCCGGCACCGTCCCCTACCGCACGGACGCCCGCCTGCGCCTGGCCGACAGCTACTACGCCCTGAAGCGGTATCCGGAGGCCATCCGCCTCTACACCCTCGTGGCAGAAGATGGAGAGGATTATGCCCTCTACCAGATCGGCCAGGCCCATTCCAACGCCGGCAACGCCTTCGAGGCCATCACCACCTTCCGCCGGCTGCTCGTCGAATACCCGCAGAGCGAATACCGCGAGGAGGCCCAGTATTCCCTCGGCTACCTCTACTTCCTGAACCAGGACTACGACCGGGCCGTCCAGGAATACCGTTCCCTGATCGAGGCCTACCCCCGTGATCCCCTGGCCGCCAAGGCCCAGTATGGCATCGGCGATGCCCTCTTCAATGCCGGGCGCCTCGAAGAAGCCATCGAAGCCTATCAGGAAGTACTCACCCGTTACCCCTCCTCCCCCTTTGTCGCCGACGCCGCCGCCGGGATCCAGTACGCCCTGGTCGCCCTCGGCGACGAGGCCCGGGCCGAGCGGATCATCCAGGATTTCATCGAGCGGAATCCCGGCCTTCCGGTCGTGGACGAACTGCGGTTCCGCCTGGCCGAAGCAAAGTTCCAGAGCGGTCGCCTCGATGCCGCCCTGGCCGACTTTCAGTCCTTCGTCCAGTCGACCCAGAACGAGCGGCTGCTGCCGGAAGCCTATTTCTACCTCGGCACCATCTACCTGCAACGCCAGCGAGAGCAGGAAGCCGAGCGCTACCTCCGGCAACTGCTGGCGCGCTATCCCCGGCACGCACGCAGCGCCGACGCGGCCCGGCAGCTCGGCGAGCGTTACCTGGAACAGGAGCGTTACCGGGAAGCCCTGGAAGCCTTCAACACCCTCGAGACCGTGGCCCGGCAGCTCGGCGATGCCTATCTGGTGGCCCAGGCCCAGTACGGGCAGAGCCAGGCTCTGCTCAACCTGGGCCGGGAAGCCGAAGCCGAACGGCTCCTCCGGGAAGCCGTGGAGGCCGCCCCGGACGCCCCGCAGGTGATCCCGGCCCGCCTCGGCCTGGCCCGCCTCTACGAACGCACCGGGCGCACGGCCGAAGCACTCCGGCTCTACCGCCAGGTCGTCGACCAGAGCAAGGACGAAACGGGCGCCGAGGCGCTCGTCCGGCTGGGCACCCTGCTTCTCGAACAGGGCAATGCCCGCGCCGCCGCCGAAGAGCTGGGCCGCCTGCCCGTGCTCTATCCGGCCTACACGGACTGGATTGCCCGGGGATACCTCGTCCAGGCCCGCGCCTTCACCCGGATGAACCAGAAAGGCGAAGCCGCCCGCATCTACGACCTCGTCATCAGCCAGTATGCGGGTACGCCCTATGCCGACATCGCCGCCCGGGAAAAGGCGGCCCTGTAACCCCCGGAGCTATCCCGGCCCTCTGCCCATAACCCGGACGCATGCCGCGTCCGATTGCGACATCCCATGACGATGGCCCTTTTGCCCACAGCAGCGTACGGAATGAAACGGACGCCCGGCCGCGACGCA
This window contains:
- a CDS encoding cytochrome P460 family protein yields the protein MRRSGRWRVRLGVAGCLALLPLLQCKTPQKNNPPPDNLLSLEIDKSDPQTFLRYYFGPFTRPRGEDPFRAGLLVEQGGRYFLNLDSLAAFPDALGLLKQAAEAGSIGEETLEHLLERAYYAAVSPPENLDLLRQTHGYLDSTDAWFWVEIDGVMTTARRHVYVPRTALRDALSNYAKYDSRIVYPVGTILIGEHHQDGQLVETTVMRKTSDTYWEFFVYGPDGALSHTTRTAPRRLKVPVQCVGCHTGSRLFEPEKSFPGMAPPGPEGKRHLYVDEALRNGEVVAFFNEHRRRGDAVLGIYATLYVADLLQRSRSGRFVAPEDRSVLARIGVE
- a CDS encoding PfkB family carbohydrate kinase, which codes for MHVLVVGTVALDSIETPFGAVDRALGGSATYIAMAARYVSRPVGVVAVVGGDFPAAYLETLRACDLDLEGVTVEPAGKTFAWGGRYHYDLNDRETCFTHLNVLERFEPVVPVAFREGGVVCLGNLDPGIQAQVLEQVRSPALVLCDTMNFWIEHTPEALRALLRRIDVLIVNDAEARELAGEPNLVKAARVIRDMGPRILVIKKGEHGALLFYDEVVFSAPAYPLEDIQDPTGAGDAFMGGFAGYVARCGRVDEDTLRRAVVFGSAMASFTVERFGPAGLLGLSGEAIARRLEAFRTLAHIPFDPAQVVP
- a CDS encoding tetratricopeptide repeat protein, which encodes MPTAHSPLRLFLSLLLLLLSATAVRAQREPARPETAFNEAFRLYNEQLYEQAARAFAGFRHDYPEHVSTPEALYYQAEATLAAGREDEAVELFAAFQRSYPAHPLAYQASLALGKYFFSSGDYERALRTLGEVVAENPSGEQGAQALYWMGESALRLDRHDEAIRHFQRAADDYPNTATAPVALYAIAVAEVRRARYDAAARAFEVLAARYPQSPYALNIGLALAEVYYELGDYDRAVREIHRRLPNLSGEAEERAIFLLAESYNQLRDSENAIVYYRRFSEGNPESPYYRQALYGLAWNYHFESAYQWAADTFDRVREGHDDALAEKATYYAAVNRYLSAQPRQALALFREVADRWPQGALADRALYELGLIYYEMREWEAANRTFSELLRAYPDSEVLGEAHYQLGNTAIALGRFDEALRNFDRAVALEAAPPALKDEVVFQKAWLLYRSGRYDDAAPAFLTLHETNPRGPKAGEALFWAAESFYQTGQLDRAVRLFRQYLQQYPTGKQVDAAHYALGWAYFKQSRYEEAIQAFERFLNTYREESGTVPYRTDARLRLADSYYALKRYPEAIRLYTLVAEDGEDYALYQIGQAHSNAGNAFEAITTFRRLLVEYPQSEYREEAQYSLGYLYFLNQDYDRAVQEYRSLIEAYPRDPLAAKAQYGIGDALFNAGRLEEAIEAYQEVLTRYPSSPFVADAAAGIQYALVALGDEARAERIIQDFIERNPGLPVVDELRFRLAEAKFQSGRLDAALADFQSFVQSTQNERLLPEAYFYLGTIYLQRQREQEAERYLRQLLARYPRHARSADAARQLGERYLEQERYREALEAFNTLETVARQLGDAYLVAQAQYGQSQALLNLGREAEAERLLREAVEAAPDAPQVIPARLGLARLYERTGRTAEALRLYRQVVDQSKDETGAEALVRLGTLLLEQGNARAAAEELGRLPVLYPAYTDWIARGYLVQARAFTRMNQKGEAARIYDLVISQYAGTPYADIAAREKAAL